One genomic segment of Borrelia coriaceae includes these proteins:
- a CDS encoding holo-ACP synthase: protein MTKSIGCDIIKVKRLSNFLKDRKKLERFFTLREINNLEMKGKGVLESLAGKFSAKESLIKALTPLINVKVKYSLKDIEIISLPKGNTIFQLHNDIKALIEQMNIKLYLTISHEREYAIAFVIAEN from the coding sequence ATGACTAAATCAATAGGATGTGATATAATAAAAGTTAAAAGGCTTTCTAATTTTTTAAAAGACAGAAAAAAATTAGAAAGATTTTTTACACTAAGAGAAATTAACAACTTAGAAATGAAAGGAAAAGGAGTTTTAGAGAGTTTAGCTGGCAAGTTTTCAGCAAAGGAATCATTAATTAAAGCATTAACCCCACTAATAAATGTCAAAGTAAAATATTCACTAAAAGATATTGAAATTATAAGCTTGCCAAAAGGTAATACAATATTTCAATTGCACAACGATATTAAAGCCTTAATTGAACAAATGAATATAAAATTATATTTGACAATTTCACATGAAAGGGAGTACGCTATTGCATTTGTAATAGCTGAAAATTAA
- a CDS encoding Mlp family lipoprotein, translating to MKKIHFILFTLLIICSCGLISKSKGNKENLETQAATQKTPEEALREHLSETQNKGLDFLKEVLKGNNYQLNRILSVDEDKLNKLKVVLDHIQISLENCHDSQAAHHGHTINGQEGLHDGHDDNAQKAAFKRLMLHYIEDQLESKEDNSNNRIILPLDFNPLKGSCVK from the coding sequence ATGAAGAAGATCCATTTTATTTTGTTTACTTTACTGATCATTTGTAGCTGTGGTCTTATTAGTAAGAGTAAAGGCAATAAAGAAAATTTGGAAACCCAAGCAGCTACACAAAAGACACCCGAAGAAGCATTAAGAGAACATTTAAGTGAAACACAAAACAAAGGATTGGACTTCTTAAAAGAAGTTTTAAAGGGAAATAATTATCAGCTTAACCGTATTTTGAGTGTAGATGAAGATAAATTGAATAAATTAAAAGTAGTATTGGATCATATACAAATTTCACTCGAAAATTGTCATGACAGTCAAGCTGCTCATCATGGTCATACTATTAATGGTCAAGAAGGTCTTCATGATGGTCATGATGATAATGCGCAAAAAGCAGCTTTTAAAAGATTAATGTTACATTATATTGAAGATCAATTGGAAAGTAAAGAGGATAATTCAAATAATAGAATAATTCTTCCTCTTGATTTCAATCCTTTGAAAGGTTCATGTGTTAAATAA
- a CDS encoding AI-2E family transporter encodes MALDLKPTDRLKFVKLQSVFYVIALIVMLIAILKIAQTIFKPLAIAVVLGFLVYPIYTFLKKLKIPRVLIVFVIFFVLFSFSYLVFSFVYYSVTVLMDQVPYYQKQLSFIMVDILAKYKLDSVIISNIDFSKYIYPFLTRMSNEIIGFASSLVVLFLLLYFLLSEIHIFDIKVKNAFEQSVSSIFIEVLSTINNQISKYLGIKVFVSCLTGFLVFIGLKLFGQDFPSVWAVLTFVFNFIPSIGSILAVFFIMIAALVQFYPNLNLVLYIFIYNTFVQMLIGNILEPKMQGHRLDLSPFLLLCFLFFWGWLWGIVGLLIAYPFTVIIKVIVDNIPYLKPFSVFLSGSRILSVDNLDKKES; translated from the coding sequence ATGGCTTTAGATTTAAAACCAACTGATAGGTTAAAGTTTGTTAAACTTCAGTCTGTTTTTTATGTTATAGCTTTGATTGTAATGTTAATTGCTATTTTAAAAATAGCACAAACGATATTTAAGCCTTTAGCTATTGCTGTAGTTCTTGGATTTTTGGTATACCCCATTTATACTTTTCTTAAAAAACTAAAGATTCCAAGGGTTTTAATAGTTTTTGTCATCTTTTTTGTCCTTTTTTCATTTTCTTATTTAGTTTTTAGTTTTGTTTATTATAGTGTTACTGTTTTAATGGATCAGGTACCTTATTATCAAAAGCAATTGAGTTTTATTATGGTAGATATTCTTGCGAAGTATAAGTTAGATAGTGTTATTATTAGCAATATAGATTTTTCTAAATATATTTATCCTTTTTTGACGCGTATGTCTAATGAAATTATTGGTTTTGCAAGCAGTTTAGTGGTTTTATTTTTATTGTTGTATTTTTTGCTATCAGAAATACATATTTTTGACATAAAGGTTAAGAATGCTTTTGAGCAGTCTGTTTCGAGTATATTTATTGAAGTGTTAAGTACAATAAACAATCAAATTAGTAAATATTTGGGAATAAAGGTTTTTGTTAGTTGTCTTACAGGGTTTTTAGTTTTCATAGGTTTGAAGTTGTTTGGACAGGATTTCCCTAGTGTATGGGCGGTGCTTACATTTGTTTTTAATTTTATTCCAAGTATAGGATCGATTTTAGCAGTTTTTTTTATTATGATAGCGGCTTTAGTGCAGTTTTATCCTAATCTAAATTTGGTGCTTTATATATTTATATATAATACATTTGTTCAAATGTTAATTGGGAATATTCTTGAGCCAAAGATGCAAGGACATAGGCTTGATCTTTCTCCTTTTTTACTGCTTTGTTTTCTTTTCTTTTGGGGATGGCTTTGGGGTATTGTGGGACTTTTAATAGCCTATCCTTTTACAGTTATTATAAAAGTAATAGTAGATAATATACCGTATTTAAAACCTTTTTCTGTGTTTTTAAGTGGTTCAAGGATCTTAAGTGTTGATAATCTAGATAAAAAGGAGAGTTAA
- the trpS gene encoding tryptophan--tRNA ligase has translation MQKKVMLTGDRPTGSLHLGHYVGSIVNRLKYQEEYETYIIIADLHTLTTKPSLRSINEISFNVREMVLDYLACGINPERVNIYLQSAIPELLELNLMLSMIVMVNRLNRIPSIKDMSVAAGLNDISYGLLGYPVLMSADILMAKANLVPVGRDNEAHIELTRELAKKFNSLYGDDFFPIPEAIFTDSQTLVGIYGKIKMSKSLGNAIFLSDDEQSLRKKVMSMFTDPKRVRADIPGEVDGNPVFIYHDLFNNDTDELCELKNRYRKGTIGDVEVKERLFKVLNQFLTPIREKREFFKAKKGYIDEVIFEGTNRTRKVAVEVIKDAKNLMGISKMWNGVQRNVEKVLKMI, from the coding sequence TTGCAGAAAAAAGTTATGCTTACAGGAGATAGACCCACTGGTTCTTTACATTTAGGGCATTATGTCGGTTCTATTGTTAATAGATTAAAGTATCAAGAAGAATATGAAACTTATATTATCATAGCGGATTTACATACTCTTACTACAAAGCCATCTTTAAGAAGTATTAATGAAATATCTTTTAATGTTCGCGAAATGGTATTGGATTATCTAGCATGTGGAATTAATCCTGAGAGGGTTAATATTTATTTGCAGTCAGCTATACCTGAGCTTTTAGAGTTAAATCTAATGCTGTCAATGATTGTTATGGTTAATCGTTTAAACAGGATTCCTAGTATAAAAGATATGAGTGTAGCTGCTGGATTGAATGATATTTCTTATGGGCTTTTGGGTTATCCTGTTTTAATGAGTGCAGATATTTTGATGGCAAAGGCTAATTTAGTTCCAGTTGGACGTGATAATGAGGCTCATATTGAGCTTACAAGGGAACTTGCTAAAAAATTTAATTCTCTTTATGGAGATGATTTTTTTCCAATTCCTGAAGCTATCTTTACAGATTCTCAGACTCTTGTGGGAATTTATGGCAAAATTAAGATGAGCAAAAGTCTTGGTAATGCAATATTTTTAAGTGATGATGAGCAATCATTACGCAAAAAGGTTATGTCTATGTTTACAGATCCAAAAAGGGTAAGGGCAGATATACCAGGAGAAGTTGATGGTAATCCTGTTTTTATTTATCATGACCTTTTTAATAATGATACTGATGAGCTTTGTGAGCTTAAAAATAGGTATAGGAAGGGTACAATTGGAGATGTTGAAGTTAAGGAGAGACTTTTTAAGGTTTTAAATCAATTTTTAACACCAATTAGAGAGAAAAGAGAATTTTTTAAAGCCAAAAAAGGTTATATTGATGAGGTAATATTTGAAGGTACAAATAGGACTAGAAAAGTTGCAGTAGAAGTTATAAAAGATGCTAAAAATTTAATGGGAATATCAAAGATGTGGAATGGGGTTCAGAGGAATGTAGAAAAGGTTTTAAAAATGATATAA
- a CDS encoding DUF2225 domain-containing protein, producing MKKISYLTKYEIECPLCQYKFRKEELLTGSSRLIAGELKVDLKREYIKNEKYGNIYPRIYSITVCPNCYLAAFPNDFNSIALINNKTKQILINSTDKRKEIKSIFEDNLNFNKPRRLQEGAASYILAIMCYEHMEKNHNPTLNQAKCAIRSAWIFEDLDREYPNQNYNYLQKIFYYKAAYLYKLTIEKEQNNSEPINAETAFGPDTDKNYGYDSVLYLSSLLEYFYGNKENAKYRYNQLVEIKTLLSKIAGMGKSSKEKPSILLDKIKEVYFKISNEIKTFK from the coding sequence ATGAAAAAGATATCATATCTTACAAAATATGAAATTGAATGTCCTTTATGTCAATACAAATTTAGGAAAGAAGAACTATTAACAGGAAGTAGTAGATTAATAGCTGGAGAATTAAAAGTTGATTTAAAAAGAGAATACATAAAAAATGAAAAATACGGCAATATCTATCCCCGGATATATTCAATAACAGTATGTCCCAATTGTTATCTGGCCGCTTTCCCAAATGATTTTAATTCAATAGCACTTATTAATAATAAAACAAAACAAATCCTAATAAACAGTACTGACAAACGTAAAGAAATAAAATCAATTTTTGAAGATAATTTAAATTTTAACAAACCAAGAAGACTTCAAGAAGGAGCTGCTAGTTATATCCTTGCCATAATGTGCTATGAACATATGGAAAAAAATCACAATCCAACTCTCAATCAAGCAAAATGTGCAATAAGATCAGCATGGATATTCGAAGATCTAGACAGGGAATATCCAAACCAAAACTACAACTATTTGCAAAAAATATTTTATTATAAAGCAGCATATCTTTATAAACTAACAATCGAAAAAGAGCAAAATAATTCAGAACCAATTAATGCTGAAACAGCATTTGGTCCTGATACAGACAAAAATTATGGATATGACAGCGTGTTATACTTATCAAGTTTACTAGAATATTTTTATGGAAATAAAGAAAATGCAAAATACAGATACAATCAACTAGTCGAAATAAAAACTCTACTATCTAAAATAGCTGGAATGGGAAAATCATCAAAAGAAAAACCCTCAATACTTCTAGACAAAATAAAAGAAGTATATTTTAAAATCTCAAATGAAATAAAAACTTTCAAATAA
- a CDS encoding CdaR family protein — MIIAKKFISIIKLLFEDWQNKAISILIAIIMFTTSYFNSIESIIIEKKFNIALEDEVILGKIPDFNKILLTIKINKKDLKYLDLDRIALLVEANNIKEAGEYEIPIKIKNFNPIPIVEYKLSKSKIILTLDKKVSKLVKVEPKFKLLEKEGKGEYFIAKYNIVPEKLTIHGPEKMLKTINSIKTKIKEFDINTVFISEHLEVISPDPLIKLDKNHVIVNITLGKKYIQTTIKKPNLIFNNLKNGLEIKNKEKILDPGNEMFIKIKSGLSEKIIKMHIANKNISLNLDLSQITTPGIYNINTDIILKNNTQGIEVYEYEPKTIKLEIVSTE, encoded by the coding sequence ATGATTATAGCTAAAAAATTTATAAGTATTATAAAATTATTATTTGAAGATTGGCAAAATAAAGCTATTTCTATACTAATTGCCATTATTATGTTTACAACATCTTACTTTAATAGTATAGAATCAATTATAATAGAAAAAAAATTTAATATTGCATTAGAAGATGAAGTTATACTAGGTAAAATTCCGGACTTCAACAAAATATTACTTACAATCAAAATCAATAAAAAAGATTTAAAATATTTAGACCTTGATCGAATAGCTTTATTAGTTGAAGCTAATAATATAAAAGAAGCTGGAGAATATGAGATACCAATAAAGATCAAAAACTTTAATCCTATACCCATAGTTGAATATAAACTCTCAAAAAGCAAAATCATATTAACCCTTGATAAAAAAGTTTCAAAATTAGTTAAAGTTGAACCCAAATTCAAACTACTTGAAAAAGAGGGTAAGGGAGAATATTTCATCGCCAAATATAATATAGTGCCCGAAAAATTAACAATACATGGTCCTGAAAAAATGCTTAAAACAATAAACTCAATCAAAACAAAAATAAAGGAATTTGATATAAATACTGTATTCATTTCAGAACATCTTGAAGTAATCTCTCCAGACCCACTTATAAAACTTGACAAAAACCATGTAATAGTTAATATTACCTTAGGCAAAAAATATATACAAACAACAATAAAAAAGCCTAATTTAATTTTCAATAATCTAAAAAATGGATTAGAAATAAAAAACAAAGAAAAAATTCTAGACCCAGGAAACGAAATGTTTATTAAGATAAAAAGCGGACTATCAGAAAAGATAATCAAAATGCATATAGCTAATAAAAATATTAGTCTCAATCTCGATTTAAGTCAAATTACAACTCCTGGCATTTATAATATTAACACAGATATAATACTTAAAAATAATACTCAGGGTATAGAAGTCTATGAATATGAACCCAAAACGATAAAGCTCGAAATAGTATCAACAGAATAA
- the truA gene encoding tRNA pseudouridine(38-40) synthase TruA, which yields MQKILAEIAYDGSLYYGFQIQPKKPTIQREIEKALEKISKTKTKIHSAGRTDKGVHAKGQIISFYITININLKNLKIALNSLLKEDIRIIKLKYVEDAFQPRFNAKKRKYSYYILNNENHYPWERYKAYYVKKKLNINRLNEMAKMLIGIHDFTTFSCIKDQTNSKLKEIYFAKFKKKNKFIIFEIIGSSFLWKMVRSIVGTMIDIEIKNEPVDIFKQILNSKNRKFTRTTAPAKALFLDKVFYE from the coding sequence ATGCAAAAAATACTCGCAGAAATAGCATATGATGGTTCACTATACTATGGATTCCAAATCCAACCTAAAAAACCAACAATTCAAAGAGAAATTGAAAAAGCACTAGAGAAAATAAGTAAAACAAAGACTAAAATTCATTCAGCAGGAAGAACAGACAAAGGAGTACATGCAAAAGGACAAATAATATCTTTTTATATAACAATAAATATTAATCTTAAAAATCTAAAGATAGCACTAAACTCCCTCTTAAAAGAGGATATTAGAATAATCAAATTAAAGTATGTAGAAGATGCATTTCAACCCAGATTCAACGCCAAGAAAAGAAAATACAGCTATTACATACTCAACAATGAAAACCACTATCCTTGGGAAAGGTATAAAGCTTACTATGTAAAGAAAAAATTAAATATCAACAGACTAAACGAAATGGCTAAAATGCTAATTGGCATACATGATTTTACTACTTTTTCATGCATTAAAGATCAAACAAATTCAAAATTAAAAGAAATCTACTTCGCTAAATTTAAGAAAAAAAACAAGTTTATAATCTTTGAAATAATAGGCTCCTCCTTTTTATGGAAAATGGTAAGATCAATAGTAGGCACAATGATTGATATAGAAATAAAAAATGAACCTGTTGATATCTTTAAACAAATTCTAAACTCAAAAAACAGAAAATTTACAAGAACAACTGCACCTGCAAAAGCTCTATTTTTAGACAAGGTCTTTTATGAATAA
- a CDS encoding variable large family protein: MKIRKPLGLLIITSSLFSGCDLVEQFIAEGKDRLGNKEALIFDAMTDGTLSNQKGIQLPKGKKNTLPQEKNTEIASNIGSQVDSHDDNLAPGWYKISGFAGGGRLKGAEGETTYVGLSGDINTFNAGKPLVGARGQRNNSTLGSVSGEKSIPAITEESYGSNDVVEFSYGTVEPIISGQNSSNLVTEEQYDSKNMYVFEDSYASAPVLTGQSGGLAGEEYDSNSFDVSYDSAYGVRGQSSVVNEDYDRVVIDSNDNRSKVKEYFNGLKDRLIAIKKGKSNEVIDKLIASVNKLAAATGGDNISIGEISASNSKASAISENASVSTIINEVKEIIEVAEKSGVEIKNKGVVGTPVNATDNTTALAALNGGSGINYDDGGVVSVEAGIKLAKEVAKADPWAMIDKIRNATTKTTYIDNRDNDAGELVTGKTTSNKGAGAKSNADLAAAVALKAMSRDGKFAAYKNGNDTVYVENIKKAAANAVNKVLGAIHAIVMQTLQKIK; encoded by the coding sequence ATGAAAATTAGAAAACCATTAGGTTTATTAATAATTACCAGTTCTTTATTTAGTGGATGTGATTTAGTAGAGCAATTCATAGCTGAAGGTAAAGATAGACTTGGTAACAAAGAAGCATTAATTTTTGATGCTATGACTGATGGTACTTTAAGCAATCAAAAAGGGATTCAATTACCAAAAGGAAAGAAAAATACTTTACCACAGGAAAAGAATACTGAGATTGCTTCAAATATTGGCAGTCAAGTTGATAGTCATGATGATAATCTTGCCCCAGGATGGTATAAGATAAGTGGATTTGCTGGGGGTGGACGTCTTAAAGGAGCAGAAGGAGAAACAACCTATGTTGGTTTAAGTGGTGATATAAATACCTTTAATGCAGGTAAGCCACTTGTAGGAGCAAGAGGACAAAGAAATAACTCCACACTTGGTAGTGTAAGTGGAGAAAAGAGTATTCCTGCTATTACTGAAGAGTCCTATGGTTCAAATGATGTTGTTGAGTTCTCTTATGGCACTGTTGAACCTATCATTAGTGGACAAAATAGTAGTAATTTGGTTACTGAAGAGCAATATGATTCAAAAAATATGTATGTATTTGAGGATTCCTATGCCTCTGCACCTGTCTTAACTGGACAAAGTGGTGGCCTAGCTGGTGAAGAGTATGACTCAAATAGCTTTGATGTATCTTATGATTCTGCATATGGTGTAAGAGGACAAAGTAGTGTTGTGAATGAAGATTACGATAGAGTAGTAATTGATTCTAATGATAATAGAAGTAAAGTAAAAGAATACTTTAATGGATTAAAAGATAGGTTGATAGCTATTAAAAAAGGTAAGTCTAATGAAGTTATTGACAAGTTAATAGCTTCTGTAAATAAATTAGCTGCTGCTACTGGTGGTGATAACATTAGTATTGGAGAAATTAGTGCTAGCAACAGTAAGGCTTCTGCTATTTCTGAGAATGCAAGTGTTTCAACTATTATTAATGAAGTTAAAGAAATAATTGAGGTTGCAGAAAAATCTGGTGTAGAGATTAAAAACAAGGGTGTTGTTGGTACCCCTGTTAATGCAACAGATAACACTACTGCACTTGCTGCCCTTAATGGTGGTAGTGGTATTAATTATGATGATGGTGGTGTTGTTAGTGTAGAAGCTGGTATTAAACTTGCTAAAGAAGTGGCTAAAGCAGATCCATGGGCAATGATTGATAAAATAAGAAATGCTACAACTAAAACCACTTATATTGATAATAGGGATAATGATGCAGGAGAATTAGTTACTGGTAAGACTACTTCTAATAAGGGTGCTGGTGCCAAAAGTAATGCAGACTTAGCAGCAGCTGTTGCATTAAAGGCAATGAGTAGGGATGGTAAGTTTGCAGCTTATAAAAATGGTAATGATACTGTATATGTAGAAAATATTAAAAAAGCTGCAGCTAATGCTGTTAATAAGGTATTAGGTGCGATTCATGCAATTGTTATGCAAACATTACAAAAGATTAAGTAA
- the cdaA gene encoding diadenylate cyclase CdaA, with product MIDIGNINQIKDIFSRILDISLISILVYYIYKNVINSYSVNLLKGMIIITSIGIISYYFNLYTINWLLTYIANILPIAMLILFNQEIKKIIMQIGNFNLSFKLANNKEETIKTIAEIIRAIKHLSENKSGSLICIEKKIQLDQIINKGIKLDSIVSNEILISIFDYETPLHDGAVIISNNKIVYAGSFLPLSNIESISKTFGTRHRAGLGISENSDAITIITSEETGSISLTQNGKLEYNLSLNEIKKKLNLALIE from the coding sequence ATGATAGACATAGGTAATATAAATCAAATAAAAGATATTTTCTCTAGAATATTAGACATAAGTTTAATTAGCATTTTAGTCTATTATATCTATAAAAACGTGATTAATTCCTACTCAGTAAACTTACTTAAAGGAATGATCATAATTACATCGATAGGAATCATTTCTTACTATTTCAACTTATACACAATAAATTGGCTCTTAACTTACATAGCAAATATATTACCGATCGCAATGCTTATCTTATTTAATCAAGAAATAAAAAAAATAATTATGCAAATTGGAAATTTTAATTTATCTTTTAAACTTGCAAATAACAAAGAAGAAACTATTAAAACTATTGCTGAGATAATAAGAGCAATCAAACATTTATCAGAAAATAAATCAGGTAGCTTAATATGCATAGAAAAAAAAATACAATTAGATCAAATAATAAATAAAGGCATAAAATTGGATTCCATCGTATCTAATGAAATTCTAATATCAATTTTTGATTATGAAACACCTTTACATGATGGGGCAGTCATTATTAGCAATAACAAAATAGTTTATGCTGGCTCTTTTTTACCACTATCTAATATTGAATCTATCAGTAAAACCTTTGGAACAAGACATAGAGCAGGCCTTGGAATTTCTGAAAATTCAGATGCAATAACGATAATAACATCCGAAGAAACTGGTTCTATTTCACTCACACAAAATGGCAAATTAGAATATAATTTAAGCTTAAATGAAATAAAGAAAAAATTAAATCTTGCATTAATAGAATGA